The proteins below come from a single Acidobacteriota bacterium genomic window:
- a CDS encoding 4Fe-4S binding protein: MREASRCLDCGVTPVFDGSRCVLCGGCADVCPTECLKLISLDRLEFDTDVDSMIDSSLGEDADLTGETRRS; encoded by the coding sequence ATGCGCGAGGCGTCACGCTGCCTAGATTGCGGAGTTACGCCGGTGTTTGACGGTAGCCGGTGCGTACTGTGCGGCGGCTGCGCGGACGTCTGCCCAACCGAATGTCTGAAGCTGATCTCGCTCGATAGGCTTGAGTTCGATACCGATGTGGACTCAATGATAGATTCCTCACTTGGAGAGGACGCAGATCTGACTGGAGAAACTCGGCGATCCTAA
- a CDS encoding ubiquinol-cytochrome c reductase iron-sulfur subunit, with protein sequence MTTHPSEKKSRFDPEPMPRRDFLGLAALGSMAAAFALSIFGMLKLPKAAVSASPAKKFNVALPDTLPEGEAFVPPGRNVAVFRDAEGVFAISTVCTHLGCIVKTSSAGFDCPCHGSGFQKDGTVRKGPAPKAATLAESLKKRGVAHDRRGSER encoded by the coding sequence ATGACGACACATCCAAGTGAAAAGAAATCACGTTTTGATCCGGAACCGATGCCGCGGAGGGATTTTCTGGGGCTCGCCGCCCTGGGCTCGATGGCGGCGGCCTTTGCTCTCTCGATCTTCGGAATGCTGAAGCTGCCAAAGGCAGCCGTGTCGGCTTCGCCTGCCAAGAAATTTAATGTGGCGCTGCCTGACACCCTCCCGGAGGGCGAAGCGTTCGTTCCGCCGGGGCGAAACGTCGCGGTCTTTCGCGATGCCGAGGGCGTATTTGCGATCTCGACCGTTTGCACCCATCTGGGGTGCATCGTTAAGACGAGCTCCGCGGGATTTGACTGCCCCTGCCACGGCTCGGGGTTTCAGAAAGACGGAACGGTCAGAAAAGGGCCGGCTCCGAAAGCCGCTACCTTGGCTGAAAGTCTCAAAAAACGGGGAGTTGCTCACGATCGACGAGGAAGCGAACGTTAA